The Chitinophagales bacterium genome has a segment encoding these proteins:
- a CDS encoding DUF4249 family protein has protein sequence MILFYTNCEKEIDINLPAPENAVVVEGHIENDMPPYVLLTKNSAFFGGINLNDLAAYFISGASVKVIHQQDTITLKEYNYTNIDEMSDSLREKIIFLMGLSVVDTSSSNILDGFALATIYTIDESVNPNFVGALGGTYQLLIEVDGETITSTTTIPAYTVGFDSLWIESHPNADYADEYFQLYGFLNDPNTTEFYRYFTFSQKTSLLISDNSVFDDAFFNGQRFEIFIPKGRRIGNNSNDETGFDETNGYWNNNDSILNVKLCIIDKPHYDFWRTLESSRNSQGNPFGSFVYVKSNIIGGLGIWGGYATRTQSYYRY, from the coding sequence ATGATATTATTTTATACCAATTGCGAAAAAGAAATTGATATTAATTTACCAGCACCAGAAAACGCAGTTGTAGTAGAAGGTCATATAGAAAATGATATGCCACCATATGTTCTATTGACTAAAAATTCAGCTTTTTTTGGCGGAATAAATCTCAATGATTTGGCAGCATATTTTATTAGTGGTGCTTCAGTTAAAGTCATTCATCAACAAGATACTATAACACTTAAAGAATACAATTATACTAATATTGATGAAATGTCTGATTCATTAAGAGAGAAAATAATTTTCTTAATGGGATTATCTGTTGTAGATACTAGTAGTAGTAATATTTTAGATGGATTTGCTTTAGCAACGATTTACACCATAGATGAAAGCGTAAATCCAAATTTTGTAGGAGCATTAGGTGGAACTTATCAACTATTAATAGAAGTTGATGGAGAAACGATTACTTCAACTACTACCATTCCAGCTTATACAGTTGGTTTCGATTCACTTTGGATTGAATCACATCCAAATGCAGATTATGCTGATGAGTATTTTCAACTATATGGTTTCTTAAATGATCCAAATACTACAGAATTTTACCGGTATTTTACCTTCAGTCAAAAAACTTCTTTGCTCATTTCTGATAATTCAGTTTTTGATGATGCCTTTTTCAATGGACAACGATTTGAAATTTTTATACCAAAAGGTAGAAGAATAGGCAATAATAGCAATGATGAAACTGGTTTTGATGAAACCAATGGATACTGGAATAATAATGATTCTATACTCAATGTAAAACTATGTATTATAGATAAACCACACTACGATTTTTGGCGAACATTAGAAAGTAGCAGAAATAGCCAAGGAAATCCATTCGGTTCATTTGTATATGTAAAATCTAATATTATTGGTGGTTTAGGAATTTGGGGTGGTTATGCTACTAGAACACAGTCGTATTATAGATATTAA
- a CDS encoding YiiD C-terminal domain-containing protein — protein MISSLRKHIWKLNFYPPYIGAGIRLHSVNDDFTCIVMKMKFKWWNKNLVGTQFGGSLYSMTDPFYMFILMEHLGKDFIVWDKAAHIKFVSPGKSEVFAKFEVDKTELANIKQTMQSNEKMDFHFKTTITDINDKIVALLEKTVYVRRK, from the coding sequence ATGATTAGTTCTTTAAGAAAACATATTTGGAAACTCAATTTTTATCCGCCATATATTGGAGCTGGCATTCGTTTACATTCGGTAAATGATGACTTTACTTGCATTGTAATGAAGATGAAATTTAAGTGGTGGAATAAAAACCTAGTAGGTACACAATTTGGTGGTTCTTTATATAGTATGACTGACCCATTTTATATGTTTATTTTGATGGAACATTTAGGTAAAGATTTTATAGTTTGGGACAAAGCTGCTCATATAAAATTTGTTAGTCCAGGAAAAAGTGAAGTATTTGCTAAGTTTGAAGTGGATAAAACCGAACTAGCTAACATTAAGCAAACCATGCAAAGCAATGAAAAAATGGATTTTCATTTTAAAACTACGATTACAGACATCAACGATAAAATAGTAGCACTTTTAGAAAAAACAGTTTATGTAAGAAGAAAGTAA
- a CDS encoding DNA alkylation repair protein produces MMNNNTLQQSLATALQQAAVTTDIIPMQNYMKNKFAFFGVRSTNRRTIFKTILKTNGLPNEATYQAVVLSMMQHEKREMHYCAIDLVIQCQKKYSASNDIDYITTMITTNSWWDSVDGIAPNILAYYLKQFPNKIDVVIDNYMKSNNIWLQRSCLLFQLKYKQHTNEQLLFDLCKQLSTSNEFFIQKAIGWSLREYAKTNQQKVYQFVAATPMSNLSRREALKHQSV; encoded by the coding sequence ATGATGAACAACAATACACTACAACAATCTTTAGCAACAGCATTACAACAAGCTGCTGTAACAACAGATATTATACCAATGCAAAATTATATGAAAAATAAGTTTGCTTTTTTTGGAGTGCGTTCTACAAACAGAAGAACTATTTTTAAAACTATTTTAAAAACAAATGGATTGCCGAATGAAGCTACCTATCAAGCTGTTGTTTTGTCTATGATGCAACATGAAAAAAGAGAAATGCATTATTGTGCTATTGATTTGGTTATTCAATGCCAGAAAAAATATAGTGCTAGTAACGACATCGATTATATTACTACGATGATTACAACAAATTCTTGGTGGGACAGTGTTGATGGTATTGCTCCAAATATTTTAGCGTATTATTTAAAACAATTTCCTAATAAAATAGATGTAGTTATTGATAATTATATGAAAAGTAATAATATTTGGTTGCAACGATCGTGTTTGTTGTTTCAACTAAAATATAAGCAACATACCAATGAGCAATTATTGTTTGATTTGTGTAAACAATTGAGTACCAGCAACGAATTTTTTATACAAAAAGCTATTGGTTGGTCGCTAAGAGAATATGCTAAAACCAATCAACAAAAAGTATATCAATTTGTAGCAGCAACACCAATGTCTAATTTAAGTAGGAGAGAAGCGTTAAAACATCAATCAGTTTAA
- a CDS encoding two pore domain potassium channel family protein: MKQKLNIINFVIKRKYEVLLAALILHLYISMFFINLDFYTRIIWPINMLLLGLASIGIFNEKGKRSKILKNILLLLVIILPVSFPIFRSHYYFMPILSIIYCLFFSYIFYEILKYLIKPSYINSDIISAASCGAFLLVEIMTFLLQAFYYLNHHSIKNIDTSSAAHTFIDLVYLSSITITTIGFGDITPNTPHLKLIVSLFGVFGQFYTVILIGILISKFVTQQSQK; the protein is encoded by the coding sequence ATGAAACAAAAATTAAACATTATCAATTTTGTAATTAAACGAAAGTATGAAGTATTACTTGCTGCATTAATACTACATCTTTACATCAGTATGTTTTTTATAAATTTAGATTTTTACACCAGAATAATTTGGCCAATTAATATGCTTTTACTTGGCTTGGCTAGTATTGGAATTTTTAATGAAAAAGGAAAAAGAAGTAAAATATTAAAAAATATATTATTACTATTAGTCATTATACTACCAGTCAGTTTCCCAATTTTTAGGTCGCACTACTACTTCATGCCAATTTTAAGTATTATTTATTGTTTGTTTTTTAGCTATATTTTTTATGAGATTTTAAAATATCTAATTAAACCAAGTTATATTAATTCTGATATTATTTCTGCTGCTTCGTGTGGTGCTTTTTTACTAGTAGAAATTATGACTTTCTTACTACAAGCATTTTATTATTTAAACCATCATTCAATTAAAAACATAGATACTAGTAGTGCGGCACACACCTTTATCGATTTAGTTTATCTTAGTTCTATAACCATTACTACGATTGGTTTTGGCGACATTACACCCAACACACCTCATTTAAAATTAATTGTTTCACTATTTGGAGTGTTCGGTCAATTTTACACTGTCATATTAATTGGCATTTTAATTAGTAAATTTGTAACACAGCAAAGTCAAAAATAA
- a CDS encoding WecB/TagA/CpsF family glycosyltransferase, whose product MQFKDAIQKIIFLNTTSVDTVATKLIDEWQQSNNDFILHFMYYASLELFRKEVNYQNSLFLANYILVDGIGMQSYFKLLMNKKMANLNGTDLSPQLINALLQKNIPIVFYGTTKEQINRCNDNLNKQYNKQVLHYFQDGFSDLNWEKIPNQAALFIGMGTPLQEAFVKENINIIKEKKLMVITVGGFFDFLSGFYVRAPKWIRQIKLEWLWRTLHHPLRHYKKRLRDTTIVFRPFLDKLNGIAKLIIIKEY is encoded by the coding sequence ATGCAGTTTAAAGATGCTATACAAAAAATTATATTCTTAAATACTACATCTGTAGATACTGTAGCCACTAAACTAATTGATGAATGGCAACAAAGCAACAACGACTTTATTCTACACTTTATGTATTACGCTAGTTTAGAGTTGTTTAGAAAAGAGGTCAACTATCAAAACAGTTTGTTTTTAGCTAATTATATTTTAGTAGATGGAATTGGTATGCAAAGCTATTTTAAGTTGTTGATGAATAAAAAAATGGCAAACTTAAATGGTACAGATTTGAGTCCACAATTGATAAACGCACTACTACAAAAAAATATTCCGATTGTATTTTATGGTACTACAAAAGAACAAATTAATCGCTGTAATGACAATCTAAATAAGCAATACAATAAACAAGTATTACACTATTTTCAAGATGGATTTTCTGACTTAAATTGGGAAAAAATTCCAAATCAAGCTGCTTTATTTATTGGAATGGGAACACCTTTGCAAGAAGCATTTGTTAAAGAAAACATCAACATCATAAAAGAAAAAAAATTAATGGTAATTACTGTTGGTGGTTTTTTTGATTTTTTAAGCGGATTTTATGTTAGAGCTCCAAAATGGATACGACAAATAAAATTAGAATGGTTGTGGCGAACCTTACATCATCCATTGCGACATTATAAAAAAAGATTGCGAGATACGACTATTGTTTTTAGACCTTTTTTAGATAAGTTGAATGGAATTGCTAAATTGATTATTATAAAAGAGTACTAA
- a CDS encoding winged helix-turn-helix transcriptional regulator, translating into MYSLDDIDLQILSILQKDAKTAYTEIAKKLFISAGTVHVRMKKMEEMGVVKSFNLAIDYKKLGYDVTAFLGIYLDKSANYATVAKALSDIPEIIDMHYTTGNYAMFIKLICKDTNHLRQILMEKIQTIDAITRTETFISLQEEALNRAITIDLKSE; encoded by the coding sequence ATGTATAGTTTAGATGATATTGATTTACAGATTTTGTCCATCTTACAAAAAGATGCGAAAACTGCTTATACTGAAATTGCTAAAAAACTATTTATTTCTGCTGGAACAGTGCATGTTCGTATGAAAAAAATGGAAGAAATGGGCGTAGTTAAATCGTTTAACTTAGCAATAGATTACAAAAAATTGGGTTATGATGTTACTGCTTTCCTAGGCATTTATTTAGATAAAAGTGCTAATTATGCTACTGTTGCCAAAGCATTGTCTGACATTCCTGAAATTATAGATATGCATTATACTACTGGAAATTATGCAATGTTTATTAAATTGATTTGTAAAGACACCAATCATTTGCGACAGATACTTATGGAAAAGATTCAAACGATAGATGCAATTACTAGAACAGAAACTTTTATTTCCTTGCAAGAAGAAGCTTTAAATCGTGCTATTACAATTGATTTAAAAAGTGAGTGA
- a CDS encoding DUF1801 domain-containing protein, with translation MKVVASSVEDYLNNIADDKKEAVAQLRNTVKQNLPEGFVEQLSYGMIGFVVPKTLYPNGYHCTPELPLPFINIAAQKNFVALYHMGIYADEKLYNWFINEYPKHSKTKLDMGKSCIRFKKPEQIPYDLIATLSTKMTPQNWIELYETNFKR, from the coding sequence CATCATCAGTTGAAGATTATTTAAACAATATTGCTGATGATAAAAAAGAAGCAGTAGCACAGCTTAGAAACACCGTTAAACAAAATTTACCAGAAGGATTTGTAGAGCAGTTGTCTTACGGAATGATAGGATTTGTAGTACCAAAAACATTGTATCCAAATGGTTATCATTGTACACCAGAGTTGCCTTTGCCATTCATTAATATTGCAGCACAAAAGAACTTTGTAGCACTGTATCATATGGGAATATATGCAGATGAAAAATTATATAATTGGTTTATTAATGAATATCCAAAGCACAGTAAAACAAAATTAGATATGGGAAAATCGTGTATTCGATTTAAAAAACCAGAGCAAATTCCCTACGATTTAATAGCAACATTATCTACCAAAATGACACCACAAAATTGGATAGAGTTGTACGAAACTAATTTCAAAAGATAA